The Streptomyces tendae genome has a window encoding:
- a CDS encoding integration host factor yields MALPPLTPEQRAAALEKAAAARRERAEVKNRLKHSGASLHEVIKQGQENDVIGKMKVSALLESLPGVGKVRAKQIMERLGISESRRVRGLGSNQIASLEREFGSTGS; encoded by the coding sequence GTGGCTCTTCCGCCCCTTACCCCTGAACAGCGCGCAGCCGCGCTCGAAAAGGCCGCCGCGGCTCGCCGGGAGCGGGCCGAGGTCAAGAATCGACTCAAGCACTCCGGCGCCTCCCTGCACGAGGTCATCAAGCAGGGCCAGGAGAACGACGTCATCGGCAAGATGAAGGTCTCCGCCCTGCTCGAGTCCCTGCCGGGCGTGGGCAAGGTCCGCGCCAAGCAGATCATGGAGCGTCTGGGGATCTCCGAGAGCCGCCGCGTGCGGGGTCTCGGTTCGAACCAGATCGCCTCCCTGGAGCGCGAGTTCGGCAGCACCGGCTCCTGA
- the gmk gene encoding guanylate kinase, translating into MAATPRGTSPVPPDDRPRLTVLSGPSGVGKSTVVAHMRKEHPEVWLSVSATTRMPRPGEQHGVHYFFVTDEEMDKLIANGELLEWAEFAGNRYGTPRAAVLEHLEAGVPVLLEIDLQGARQVRESMAEAQLVFLAPPSWEELVRRLTGRGTESPEVIERRLAAARTELAAEPEFDTTLVNTSVEAVARELLALMNVV; encoded by the coding sequence ATGGCTGCAACACCCCGGGGGACGTCCCCCGTACCCCCGGACGATCGTCCGCGGCTGACCGTGCTCTCCGGCCCCTCAGGGGTCGGCAAGAGCACGGTCGTCGCTCATATGCGCAAGGAACACCCCGAGGTCTGGCTCTCGGTGTCGGCGACGACCCGCATGCCCCGTCCCGGTGAGCAGCACGGTGTCCACTACTTCTTCGTCACCGACGAGGAGATGGACAAGCTGATCGCCAACGGCGAGCTGCTGGAGTGGGCCGAGTTCGCCGGCAACCGCTACGGCACGCCCCGCGCGGCGGTGCTGGAGCACCTGGAGGCGGGTGTGCCCGTGCTCCTGGAGATCGACCTCCAGGGCGCGCGGCAGGTCCGTGAGTCCATGGCCGAGGCCCAGCTGGTCTTCCTGGCCCCTCCCTCCTGGGAGGAGCTGGTGCGCAGGCTCACCGGCCGGGGTACCGAGTCGCCCGAGGTCATCGAGCGCCGCCTGGCGGCCGCGAGGACCGAACTCGCGGCCGAGCCGGAGTTCGACACCACCCTGGTCAACACCTCCGTCGAGGCGGTCGCCCGCGAGCTGCTAGCCTTGATGAACGTCGTGTGA
- the rpoZ gene encoding DNA-directed RNA polymerase subunit omega, with product MSSSISAPEGIINPPIDELLEATDSKYSLVIYAAKRARQINAYYSQLGEGLLEYVGPLVDTHVHEKPLSIALREINAGLLTSEAVEGPAQ from the coding sequence GTGTCCTCTTCCATCTCCGCGCCCGAGGGCATCATCAACCCGCCGATCGACGAGCTTCTCGAGGCCACGGACTCGAAGTACAGCCTCGTGATCTACGCGGCCAAGCGGGCCCGCCAGATCAACGCGTACTACTCGCAGCTCGGCGAGGGTCTCCTCGAGTACGTCGGTCCTCTCGTCGACACCCACGTCCACGAGAAGCCGCTCTCGATCGCCCTGCGCGAGATCAACGCGGGACTGCTGACCTCCGAGGCCGTCGAAGGCCCCGCCCAGTAA
- the coaBC gene encoding bifunctional phosphopantothenoylcysteine decarboxylase/phosphopantothenate--cysteine ligase CoaBC, with translation MDKPKVVLGVSGGIAAYKACELLRRLTESGHDVRVVPTASALHFVGAATWSALSGNPVSTEVWDDVHEVPHVRIGQHADLVVVAPATADMLAKAAHGLADDLLTNTLLTARCPVVFAPAMHTEMWEHPATQENVATLRSRGAVVIEPAVGRLTGVDTGKGRLPDPAEIFEVCRRVLARGAADPDLAGRHVVVSAGGTREPLDPVRFLGNRSSGKQGYALARTAAARGARVTLIAANTALPDPAGVDIVRVGTAVELREAVVSAAADADAVVMAAAVADFRPAVYAAGKIKKKDGEEPEPITLVRNPDILAEVSGDRVRSGQVIVGFAAETDDVLANGRAKLKRKGCDLLVVNEVGETKTFGSETNEAVVLGADGSETPVPHGPKEALADTVWDLVAERLA, from the coding sequence GTGGACAAGCCGAAGGTCGTTCTGGGGGTCAGTGGCGGCATCGCCGCCTACAAGGCCTGTGAGCTGCTCCGGCGGCTCACGGAGTCGGGACACGACGTACGCGTCGTCCCCACCGCCTCCGCCCTGCACTTCGTCGGCGCCGCCACCTGGTCCGCCCTGTCCGGCAACCCCGTCTCCACCGAGGTCTGGGACGACGTCCACGAGGTGCCGCACGTCCGCATCGGCCAGCACGCCGACCTGGTGGTCGTCGCCCCGGCCACGGCGGACATGCTCGCCAAGGCGGCCCACGGCCTCGCCGACGACCTGCTGACCAACACCCTGCTCACCGCGCGCTGCCCGGTGGTCTTCGCCCCCGCCATGCACACCGAGATGTGGGAGCACCCGGCCACCCAGGAGAACGTGGCCACCCTGCGCTCCCGGGGCGCCGTCGTCATCGAGCCGGCTGTCGGCCGCCTCACCGGCGTCGACACCGGCAAGGGCCGGCTGCCCGACCCGGCCGAGATCTTCGAGGTCTGCCGCCGCGTCCTGGCACGCGGCGCCGCCGACCCCGACCTCGCGGGCCGGCACGTCGTCGTGAGCGCCGGCGGCACCCGCGAGCCCCTCGACCCGGTCCGCTTCCTCGGCAACCGCTCCTCCGGCAAGCAGGGCTACGCCCTCGCCCGCACCGCCGCCGCCCGCGGCGCCCGCGTCACGCTGATCGCGGCCAACACCGCGCTGCCCGACCCGGCCGGGGTGGACATCGTCCGCGTCGGGACCGCCGTGGAGCTGCGCGAGGCCGTCGTGAGCGCCGCCGCCGACGCGGACGCCGTGGTCATGGCCGCCGCCGTCGCCGACTTCCGCCCCGCGGTCTACGCGGCCGGGAAGATAAAGAAGAAGGACGGCGAGGAGCCGGAGCCCATCACCCTGGTGCGGAATCCGGACATTCTCGCGGAGGTTTCCGGCGACCGGGTGAGGTCCGGACAGGTGATCGTGGGCTTCGCCGCGGAGACCGACGACGTCCTCGCCAACGGCCGCGCCAAGCTCAAGCGCAAGGGCTGCGACCTGCTCGTGGTGAACGAGGTGGGCGAGACCAAGACCTTCGGTTCCGAGACCAACGAGGCCGTGGTGCTGGGCGCCGACGGCAGCGAGACGCCCGTCCCGCACGGCCCGAAGGAGGCCCTCGCCGACACCGTCTGGGACCTCGTGGCCGAGCGCCTCGCATGA
- the metK gene encoding methionine adenosyltransferase gives MSRRLFTSESVTEGHPDKIADQISDTILDALLREDPSSRVAVETLITTGLVHVAGEVTTKTYADIATLVRSKILEIGYDSSKKGFDGASCGVSVSIGAQSPDIAQGVDTAYETRVEGDDDELDRQGAGDQGLMFGYATDETPTLMPLPIFLAHRLSKRLSDVRKNGTIPYLRPDGKTQVTIEYDGDKAVRLDTVVVSSQHASDIDLESLLAPDIREFVVEPELKALLDDGIKLDTEKYRLLVNPTGRFEIGGPMGDAGLTGRKIIIDTYGGMARHGGGAFSGKDPSKVDRSAAYAMRWVAKNVVAAGLAARCEVQVAYAIGKAEPVGLFVETFGTAKVDVERIERAIDDVFDLRPAAIIRDLDLLRPIYAQTAAYGHFGRELPDFTWERTDRVDALRKAAGL, from the coding sequence GTGTCCCGTCGTCTGTTCACCTCGGAGTCCGTGACCGAGGGTCACCCCGACAAGATCGCTGACCAGATCAGCGACACCATCCTCGACGCGTTGCTCCGCGAGGACCCGTCGTCCCGGGTCGCCGTCGAGACCCTGATCACCACCGGCCTGGTGCACGTCGCCGGTGAGGTCACCACCAAGACGTACGCGGACATCGCGACGCTGGTGCGCAGCAAGATCCTGGAGATCGGTTACGACTCCTCGAAGAAGGGCTTCGACGGCGCCTCCTGCGGCGTCTCGGTGTCGATCGGCGCGCAGTCCCCGGACATCGCCCAGGGTGTCGACACGGCGTACGAGACCCGTGTCGAGGGCGACGACGACGAGCTGGACCGGCAGGGCGCCGGCGACCAGGGCCTGATGTTCGGCTACGCGACGGACGAGACGCCGACGCTGATGCCGCTGCCGATCTTCCTCGCCCACCGCCTGTCCAAGCGCCTGTCCGACGTCCGCAAGAACGGGACCATCCCCTACCTGCGCCCGGACGGCAAGACCCAGGTCACCATCGAGTACGACGGCGACAAGGCGGTCCGCCTGGACACCGTGGTCGTCTCCTCGCAGCATGCCTCCGACATCGACCTGGAGTCGCTGCTCGCGCCCGACATCCGCGAGTTCGTGGTGGAGCCGGAGCTGAAGGCGCTCCTCGACGACGGCATCAAGCTGGACACCGAGAAGTACCGCCTGCTGGTGAACCCCACCGGCCGCTTCGAGATCGGCGGCCCGATGGGCGACGCCGGCCTCACCGGCCGCAAGATCATCATCGACACCTACGGCGGCATGGCCCGCCACGGCGGCGGCGCGTTCTCCGGCAAGGACCCGTCCAAGGTGGACCGCTCCGCCGCGTACGCGATGCGCTGGGTCGCGAAGAACGTGGTGGCGGCCGGCCTCGCCGCGCGCTGCGAGGTCCAGGTGGCCTACGCGATCGGCAAGGCCGAGCCGGTGGGCCTGTTCGTTGAGACCTTCGGCACCGCCAAGGTCGACGTCGAGCGGATCGAGCGGGCCATCGACGACGTCTTCGACCTCCGTCCCGCCGCGATCATCCGCGACCTGGACCTGCTGCGGCCGATCTACGCCCAGACCGCCGCGTACGGTCACTTCGGCCGTGAGCTGCCGGACTTCACCTGGGAGCGGACCGACCGCGTGGACGCGCTGCGGAAGGCCGCGGGGCTGTAG
- a CDS encoding primosomal protein N': MSSEDGQPDGGAQGAPPEQLALIRESVRQAKAPRAKPRTWRGAALAKELPVARVLVDKGVLHLDRYFDYAVPEELDADAQPGVRVRVRFGAGRHRVRDGRREGGGLIDGFLVERLPESDYAGPLAALAQVVSPEQVLDEELLGLARAVADRYAGSLADVLQLAVPPRNARAEQRPSPDPLPPPPAPAAGSWERYDQGPAFLESLSSGGSPRAVWNTLPGPRWSEEIARAVAATLSSGRGALVVLPDGRAVARLDAALTDLLGEGRHAVLTADAGPEKRYAQWLAVRRGAVRAVIGTRAAMFAPVRDLGLVAVWDDGDDNLSEQHAPQPHAREVLLLRAAQDRCGFLLGGWNCTVEAAQLVETGWARPLHAAREQVRAAAPLVRTVGDQDLARDEAARAARLPTLAWQAVREGLRHGPVLVQVPRRGYVPRMACADCRAPARCRHCSGPLEAHGSDDLRCGWCGRTESGWHCPECGGFRLRAQVVGARRTAEELGRAFPAVPVRTSGREHVLDTVPGTPAVVVSTPGAEPVAEGGYAAALLLDGWAMLSRPDLRAGEDALRRWMGAAALVRPQSAGGTVVVVAEPTLRPVQALVRWDPAGHALRELAERGELGFPPVSRMAAVSGPGEAVAEFLGAVELPARAEVLGPVPLPVTPAGRPRRPGAPPPGEQWDRALIRVPPGNGAALAAALKSAQAARMARGGSTPVWVRIDPPDIG, translated from the coding sequence GTGAGCAGCGAGGACGGACAGCCGGACGGTGGTGCGCAGGGCGCGCCGCCCGAGCAGCTCGCGCTCATCCGGGAGAGCGTGCGTCAGGCCAAGGCCCCCCGGGCCAAGCCGCGCACCTGGCGGGGTGCCGCGCTCGCCAAGGAGCTGCCGGTCGCCCGGGTGCTCGTCGACAAGGGCGTGCTGCACCTCGACCGCTACTTCGACTACGCCGTCCCCGAGGAGCTGGACGCCGACGCCCAGCCGGGCGTGCGGGTGCGGGTGCGTTTCGGGGCCGGACGGCACCGGGTGCGGGACGGCCGGCGTGAGGGCGGGGGACTGATCGACGGGTTCCTCGTCGAGCGCCTGCCCGAGTCCGACTACGCGGGCCCGCTGGCCGCGCTGGCCCAGGTCGTCTCGCCCGAGCAGGTGCTGGACGAGGAGCTGCTCGGCCTGGCCCGCGCGGTCGCCGACCGGTACGCGGGCAGCCTCGCCGACGTGCTGCAGCTCGCCGTGCCGCCGCGCAACGCCCGCGCCGAGCAGCGTCCCTCGCCCGATCCGCTGCCCCCGCCCCCGGCCCCGGCGGCCGGGTCGTGGGAGCGGTACGACCAGGGACCGGCCTTCCTGGAGTCCCTGTCGTCGGGCGGCAGCCCCCGCGCCGTGTGGAACACGCTGCCGGGACCGCGGTGGAGCGAGGAGATCGCCCGGGCGGTCGCGGCGACCCTGTCCTCGGGGCGCGGCGCACTGGTCGTCCTGCCCGACGGACGGGCCGTCGCACGGCTCGACGCCGCGCTCACCGACCTGCTGGGGGAGGGTAGGCATGCGGTGCTCACCGCCGACGCCGGGCCGGAGAAGCGGTACGCGCAGTGGCTCGCCGTACGGCGGGGAGCGGTGCGCGCGGTGATCGGGACCCGGGCGGCGATGTTCGCCCCGGTGCGCGACCTCGGGCTGGTCGCCGTCTGGGACGACGGGGACGACAACCTCAGCGAGCAGCACGCCCCGCAGCCGCACGCGCGGGAGGTGCTGCTGCTGCGGGCGGCGCAGGACAGGTGCGGCTTCCTGCTGGGCGGCTGGAACTGCACCGTGGAGGCCGCGCAGCTCGTGGAGACCGGCTGGGCCAGGCCGTTGCACGCCGCGCGGGAGCAGGTGCGGGCCGCCGCCCCACTGGTGCGGACCGTGGGCGACCAGGACCTCGCGCGGGACGAGGCCGCCCGCGCCGCGCGCCTGCCCACCCTCGCCTGGCAGGCGGTCCGTGAGGGCCTGCGGCACGGACCGGTGCTGGTCCAGGTGCCCCGGCGGGGCTACGTGCCACGGATGGCGTGCGCGGACTGCCGGGCGCCGGCGCGGTGCCGCCACTGCTCCGGCCCGCTGGAGGCGCACGGCTCGGACGACCTGCGGTGCGGATGGTGCGGGCGTACGGAGAGCGGCTGGCACTGTCCCGAGTGCGGCGGTTTCCGGCTGCGGGCGCAGGTGGTGGGGGCGCGGCGGACCGCCGAGGAGCTGGGGCGTGCCTTCCCCGCGGTCCCGGTCCGTACCTCGGGTCGTGAGCATGTGCTGGACACGGTGCCGGGGACACCCGCCGTGGTGGTGAGCACGCCGGGCGCCGAACCGGTGGCCGAGGGCGGCTACGCGGCGGCGCTGCTGCTGGACGGGTGGGCCATGCTGAGCCGCCCCGACCTGCGGGCCGGCGAGGACGCCCTGCGGCGCTGGATGGGCGCGGCGGCGCTGGTCCGCCCGCAGTCGGCGGGCGGCACGGTGGTCGTGGTGGCCGAACCGACCCTGCGGCCGGTGCAGGCGCTGGTGCGCTGGGACCCGGCGGGCCACGCGCTGCGGGAACTGGCCGAGCGGGGCGAGCTGGGCTTCCCGCCGGTGTCGCGGATGGCGGCGGTGTCGGGGCCGGGGGAGGCGGTGGCCGAGTTCCTGGGGGCCGTGGAGCTGCCGGCGCGGGCGGAGGTACTGGGGCCGGTGCCCCTGCCGGTCACCCCGGCGGGCCGCCCGCGGCGTCCGGGCGCGCCCCCGCCCGGCGAGCAGTGGGACCGGGCACTGATCCGGGTGCCTCCGGGGAACGGGGCGGCCCTGGCCGCCGCGCTGAAGTCGGCGCAGGCGGCGCGGATGGCGCGGGGCGGCAGTACGCCGGTGTGGGTCCGCATCGACCCGCCGGACATCGGCTGA
- the fmt gene encoding methionyl-tRNA formyltransferase produces the protein MKLVFAGTPEVAVPALDALLASGRHEVAAVVTRPDAPAGRGRRLVASPVAERAEEAGIEVLKPAKPRDPEFLERLTEIAPDCCPVVAYGALLPRVALDIPAHGWVNLHFSLLPAWRGAAPVQHAIMAGDEITGASTFLIEEGLDSGPVYGTVTEEIRPTDTSGDLLTRLAFAGSGLLAATMDGIEDGTLKAVPQPADGVSLAPKVNVEDARVDWGTPALRVDRVVRGCTPAPGAWTTFRGERLKIVQAVPVPDRTDLVPGQLHAGKNNVYVGTGSYAVELLWVQAQGKKPMRAADWARGVRIAAGETLGD, from the coding sequence ATGAAGCTCGTCTTCGCCGGTACCCCCGAGGTCGCCGTTCCCGCACTGGACGCTCTTCTCGCCTCCGGACGGCACGAGGTCGCCGCCGTCGTGACGCGGCCCGACGCGCCCGCCGGCCGTGGCCGCAGGCTCGTCGCCTCGCCCGTCGCCGAGCGCGCGGAGGAGGCCGGGATCGAGGTGCTGAAACCCGCGAAGCCGCGCGACCCCGAGTTCCTGGAGCGCCTCACCGAGATCGCACCGGACTGCTGCCCCGTCGTCGCCTACGGCGCCCTCCTGCCCCGGGTCGCCCTCGACATCCCCGCCCACGGCTGGGTCAATCTGCACTTCTCGCTGCTGCCCGCCTGGCGCGGAGCCGCCCCCGTGCAGCACGCGATCATGGCGGGCGACGAGATCACCGGCGCCAGCACCTTCCTCATCGAGGAGGGCCTGGACTCCGGGCCCGTCTACGGCACCGTCACCGAGGAGATCCGCCCCACCGACACCAGCGGCGACCTGCTCACCCGGCTCGCCTTCGCCGGCTCCGGGCTGCTCGCCGCGACCATGGACGGCATCGAGGACGGCACCCTGAAGGCCGTACCGCAGCCCGCCGACGGCGTCAGTCTGGCCCCCAAGGTCAACGTCGAGGACGCCCGCGTGGACTGGGGGACCCCGGCGCTGCGCGTCGACCGGGTCGTCCGCGGCTGCACACCCGCGCCCGGCGCCTGGACCACCTTCCGCGGCGAGCGGCTGAAGATCGTCCAGGCCGTGCCGGTACCGGACCGCACCGACCTCGTCCCCGGGCAGCTGCACGCCGGGAAGAACAACGTGTACGTCGGGACCGGCTCGTACGCGGTGGAGCTGCTGTGGGTGCAGGCCCAGGGCAAGAAGCCGATGCGCGCCGCCGACTGGGCGCGCGGGGTGCGGATCGCGGCCGGGGAGACCCTCGGCGACTGA
- a CDS encoding RsmB/NOP family class I SAM-dependent RNA methyltransferase yields MSDQPRRPRRPAKPYRRPKKDPVRILAFEALRAVDERDAYANLVLPPLLRKARESEGPEKFDARDAALATELVYGTLRRQGTYDAVIAACVDRPLREVDPPVLDVLSLGAHQLLGTRIPTHAAVSATVELARVVLGDGRAKFVNAVLRKIAQDDLDSWLERVAPPYDEDPEDHLAVVHSHPRWVVSALWDSLGGGRAGVEELLRADNERPEVTLVARPGRATADELLAQEAAVPGRWSPYAVRLTEGGEPGAVPAVAEGRAGVQDEGSQLVALALAAAPVEGPDRRWLDACAGPGGKAALLGAIAAERGAVLLASEKQPHRAGLVAKALAGNPGPYQVVAADGTRPPWRPGSFDRVLVDVPCTGLGALRRRPEARWRRRPEDLDGFAPLQRGLLRTALESVRVGGVVGYATCSPHLAETRAVVADLLKQFPDAELIDARLLLPDVPDLGEGPDIQLWPHLHGTDAMYLALLRRTA; encoded by the coding sequence GTGAGCGACCAGCCCCGTCGGCCCCGCAGGCCCGCCAAGCCCTACCGCCGTCCCAAGAAGGACCCCGTCCGTATCCTCGCCTTCGAGGCGCTGCGGGCCGTGGACGAGCGTGACGCGTACGCCAACCTCGTCCTGCCCCCGCTGCTGCGCAAGGCGCGCGAGAGCGAGGGACCCGAGAAGTTCGACGCGCGGGACGCGGCGCTCGCCACCGAGCTGGTGTACGGCACGCTGCGCCGCCAGGGCACCTACGACGCTGTCATCGCGGCCTGCGTCGACCGGCCGCTGCGCGAGGTGGACCCGCCGGTGCTCGACGTGCTGAGCCTCGGCGCCCACCAGCTCCTCGGCACGCGCATCCCCACGCACGCCGCCGTGTCCGCCACCGTGGAACTGGCCCGGGTGGTACTCGGCGACGGGCGCGCCAAGTTCGTCAACGCCGTGCTGCGCAAGATCGCCCAGGACGACCTGGACAGCTGGCTGGAGCGGGTCGCGCCGCCCTACGACGAGGACCCCGAGGACCACCTCGCCGTCGTGCACTCGCACCCCCGCTGGGTGGTCTCCGCGCTGTGGGACTCCCTCGGCGGCGGACGCGCCGGCGTCGAGGAGCTGCTGCGCGCCGACAACGAACGGCCCGAGGTGACGCTGGTCGCCCGTCCCGGGCGGGCCACGGCCGACGAGCTGCTCGCCCAGGAGGCCGCCGTCCCCGGCCGCTGGTCCCCGTACGCGGTGCGGCTCACCGAGGGCGGGGAGCCCGGCGCGGTCCCGGCGGTCGCCGAGGGGCGGGCCGGGGTGCAGGACGAGGGCAGCCAGCTGGTGGCGCTCGCGCTCGCGGCGGCGCCCGTCGAAGGGCCGGACCGCCGGTGGCTGGACGCGTGCGCGGGGCCCGGCGGCAAGGCGGCGCTGCTCGGCGCGATCGCCGCCGAGCGCGGTGCCGTGCTGCTCGCCTCCGAGAAGCAGCCGCACCGGGCGGGCCTGGTCGCCAAGGCGCTGGCCGGCAACCCCGGGCCGTACCAGGTGGTCGCCGCCGACGGGACCCGGCCGCCGTGGCGGCCCGGGAGCTTCGACCGGGTGCTGGTCGACGTGCCGTGCACGGGTCTGGGCGCGCTGCGGCGCCGGCCCGAGGCGCGGTGGCGGCGCCGCCCCGAGGACCTCGACGGCTTCGCGCCCCTGCAGCGCGGACTGCTGCGGACCGCGCTGGAGTCCGTACGGGTCGGCGGCGTCGTCGGCTACGCGACCTGCTCCCCGCACCTCGCGGAGACGCGGGCCGTGGTGGCGGACCTGCTCAAGCAGTTCCCGGACGCCGAACTGATCGACGCCCGCCTGCTCCTCCCGGACGTCCCGGACCTCGGTGAGGGCCCGGACATCCAGCTCTGGCCCCACCTCCACGGCACCGACGCGATGTATCTGGCGCTGTTGCGCCGTACGGCCTGA
- the rpe gene encoding ribulose-phosphate 3-epimerase: MAPQISPSILSADFARLADEAKAVEGADWLHVDVMDNHFVPNLTLGVPVVESLARATDTPLDCHLMIEAPDRWAPQFVEAGAGSVTFHVEAATAPVRLAREIRAKGARASMALRPATPIEPYEDLLPELDMLLIMTVEPGFGGQAFLDIMLPKIRRTRELISKHGLQLWLQVDGGVSASTIEQCADAGADVFVAGSAVYGASDPAEAVRALRKQAETATAAASWSCDH, encoded by the coding sequence ATGGCCCCGCAGATCAGTCCCAGCATCCTGTCCGCCGACTTCGCCCGGCTCGCGGACGAGGCGAAAGCCGTGGAGGGAGCCGACTGGCTCCACGTCGACGTGATGGACAATCACTTCGTCCCCAACCTGACTCTCGGCGTGCCGGTCGTGGAGTCGCTGGCCCGCGCGACGGACACGCCGCTGGACTGCCATCTGATGATCGAGGCGCCCGACCGCTGGGCGCCGCAGTTCGTGGAGGCGGGGGCCGGTTCCGTCACCTTCCACGTCGAGGCCGCCACCGCGCCGGTCCGGCTCGCCCGGGAGATCCGCGCCAAGGGGGCCCGCGCGTCCATGGCCCTGCGGCCCGCGACGCCGATCGAGCCGTACGAGGACCTGCTGCCCGAGCTGGACATGCTGCTGATCATGACGGTGGAGCCGGGCTTCGGCGGGCAGGCGTTCCTCGACATCATGCTGCCGAAGATCCGCCGCACCCGTGAGCTGATCAGCAAGCACGGTCTGCAGCTGTGGCTGCAGGTCGACGGCGGTGTCTCGGCCTCCACCATCGAGCAGTGCGCCGACGCCGGTGCCGACGTCTTCGTCGCGGGCTCCGCGGTGTACGGGGCCTCGGACCCGGCCGAGGCGGTCCGTGCCCTGCGCAAGCAGGCCGAGACGGCGACGGCTGCGGCGTCGTGGTCGTGCGACCACTGA
- a CDS encoding sugar-binding transcriptional regulator, whose amino-acid sequence MNSSEESAVSGMSAGRSAMRMGPAELVQAAAMARRFYLEGKSKIQIAEEFGVSRFKVARVLETALERDLVRIEIRVPAELDAERSDALRARYGLRHAVVVESPAEAEETPDPENLGEVAADLLGELVNEGDVLGLAWGRSTIHMAAALDRLPPCTVVQLTGVYDAGTAERGSVEAVRRAAQVSGGDAHPIYAPMLLPDAATAEALRHQTGIARAFEYFDKVTVACVSIGSWEPGISTVHDMLSDEERAHYASLGVAAEMSAHLFDAEGRRVGRDLGERCITVKTDQLRKVPEVVAIAGGQRKGPAIDAVLRSGLVTSLVTDTSAADYLMTAGPAPRSSLNRADPDGP is encoded by the coding sequence GTGAACAGCAGTGAGGAGAGCGCCGTGTCGGGTATGTCGGCGGGCCGGTCAGCCATGCGGATGGGACCCGCTGAGCTGGTGCAGGCGGCGGCCATGGCCCGCCGCTTCTACCTCGAGGGCAAGTCCAAGATCCAGATCGCCGAGGAGTTCGGCGTCAGCCGCTTCAAGGTGGCCCGGGTCCTGGAGACCGCCCTCGAGCGTGATCTGGTACGCATCGAGATCCGCGTGCCCGCCGAGCTGGACGCCGAGCGCTCGGACGCGCTCCGTGCCCGCTACGGTCTGCGGCACGCGGTCGTGGTCGAGTCCCCGGCCGAGGCCGAGGAGACCCCCGACCCGGAGAACCTGGGAGAGGTGGCCGCCGACCTGCTCGGCGAGCTGGTCAACGAAGGGGATGTGCTGGGCCTGGCCTGGGGCCGTTCCACCATCCACATGGCGGCGGCCCTCGACCGGCTGCCGCCCTGCACGGTCGTCCAGCTGACCGGCGTGTACGACGCGGGCACCGCGGAACGGGGCTCGGTGGAGGCCGTGCGCCGCGCCGCCCAGGTGTCGGGCGGCGACGCCCACCCCATCTACGCGCCGATGCTGCTGCCCGACGCCGCCACCGCGGAGGCGCTGCGCCACCAGACGGGCATCGCGCGGGCCTTCGAGTACTTCGACAAGGTCACCGTCGCCTGCGTCTCCATCGGCTCCTGGGAGCCTGGCATCTCCACCGTGCACGACATGCTCAGCGACGAGGAGCGGGCGCACTACGCCTCCCTCGGCGTCGCCGCCGAGATGTCCGCCCACCTCTTCGACGCCGAGGGCCGCCGGGTCGGCCGCGACCTGGGCGAGCGGTGCATCACGGTCAAGACCGACCAGCTGCGCAAGGTGCCCGAGGTCGTCGCGATCGCCGGCGGACAGCGCAAGGGACCGGCGATCGACGCGGTGCTGCGCTCCGGCCTCGTCACCAGCCTGGTGACCGACACCTCCGCCGCCGACTACCTGATGACCGCCGGACCCGCCCCGCGGTCCTCCCTGAACCGTGCGGACCCGGACGGCCCCTGA